Proteins encoded together in one Erinaceus europaeus chromosome 11, mEriEur2.1, whole genome shotgun sequence window:
- the TMEM51 gene encoding transmembrane protein 51: MAQSKANGSHYALTAIGLGMLVLGVIMAMWNLVPGFSSGEKPTAQGNKTEIGSGILKSKTFSVAYVLVGAGVMLLLLSICLSIRDKRKQRQDDEMAHIQRQAGVEAHAQEEDSQEEEEEVEDSSRYYVPSYEEVMNTNYSERRELDQNPRMSISLPSYESLTGLDETSPTTTARADGEASRGNPPDRQNSKLAKRLKPLKVRRIKSEKLHLKDFRINLPDKNIPPPSIEPLTPPPQYDEVQEQVPNARPPD; encoded by the exons ATGGCCCAGTCCAAGGCCAACGGCTCCCACTATGCCCTGACAGCCATCGGCCTGGGGATGCTGGTCCTCGGGGTCATCATGGCCATGTGGAACCTGGTGCCCGGCTTCAGCTCCGGCGAGAAGCCAACAGCCCAGGGGAATAAGACCGAGATTGGCAGCGGCATCCTTAAGAGCAAGACCTTCTCCGTGGCCTATGTGCTGGTCGGGGCCGGGGtgatgctgctgctgctctccATCTGCCTGAGCATCCGGGACAAGAGGAAGCAGCGGCAAGATGATGAGATGGCCCACATCCAGCGCCAGGCAGGCGTGGAGGCCCACGCCCAGGAGGAAGACAG ccaagaagaggaagaggaggtagaagaTTCCTCCAGGTACTATGTCCCCAGTTATGAGGAAGTAATGAACACCAACTACTCAGAGAGGAGGGAACTGGATCAGAACCCGAGGATGagtatctccctcccctcctatGAGTCTCTGACAGGGCTCGATGAGACCAGCCCCACCACGACAGCCAGGGCAGACGGGGAAGCCAGCCGTGGCAACCCCCCTGACAGGCAGAACTCCAAGTTGGCCAAACGCCTGAAGCCACTCAAAGTGCGAAGAATTAAGTCCGAAAAGCTCCATCTCAAAGATTTTCGGATCAATCTCCCAGACAAAAacatccctcctccctccatcgaGCCTCTGACGCCTCCACCACAGTACGATGAGGTCCAGGAACAGGTCCCCAACGCTCGGCCACCTGACTGA